Proteins encoded within one genomic window of Nonomuraea gerenzanensis:
- the thrB gene encoding homoserine kinase produces the protein MRTVDIRVPATSANLGPGFDALGLALSLHDDVRATLTGERGVHVTVEGEGAGEVDSGEGHLVVKAMRKAFDRMGVPQPEGIRLHCRNRIPHARGLGSSSAAVCAGILAARALADSELSDDDVYALATEMEGHPDNVAPCLAGGLTVSWSDHDGLPHMVRLAPDQRIRPVAVIPSTRLSTEAARGLLPKDVPHKDASFNAGRAALLIAALTQRPERELLLAATEDRLHQHYRAPAMRASADLVERLRAVGVPAVVSGAGPTVLAFSTSDTQDLIAPEVGNDWHIQLMDVDPVGADVQFPETR, from the coding sequence ATGAGGACCGTTGACATTCGCGTGCCCGCGACGTCGGCGAACCTGGGGCCGGGTTTCGACGCGCTCGGGCTCGCGCTGAGCCTGCACGACGACGTGCGCGCCACGCTCACCGGGGAGCGCGGCGTCCACGTCACCGTGGAGGGCGAGGGTGCGGGGGAGGTGGATTCCGGCGAGGGGCATCTGGTCGTCAAGGCCATGCGCAAGGCGTTCGACCGCATGGGCGTGCCTCAGCCGGAGGGCATACGCCTGCACTGCCGCAACCGGATCCCGCACGCACGGGGGCTGGGATCGTCGTCCGCGGCCGTGTGCGCGGGCATTCTCGCCGCGCGCGCTTTGGCTGATAGCGAACTTTCCGACGACGACGTCTACGCCCTGGCCACGGAGATGGAAGGGCATCCCGACAACGTCGCCCCCTGCCTGGCGGGCGGGCTGACCGTCTCATGGTCCGACCACGACGGGCTGCCGCATATGGTGAGACTGGCTCCCGACCAGCGCATCCGTCCCGTCGCCGTCATTCCTTCGACGCGGCTGTCCACGGAGGCCGCACGGGGGCTGCTGCCGAAGGACGTGCCCCACAAGGACGCCTCCTTCAACGCCGGCCGGGCCGCGTTGCTGATCGCCGCGCTGACCCAACGGCCCGAGCGAGAGCTGCTGCTCGCCGCCACGGAGGATCGGCTCCACCAGCATTACCGCGCGCCTGCGATGAGGGCGAGCGCGGATCTGGTAGAACGTCTCCGTGCAGTGGGCGTGCCCGCGGTCGTTTCGGGAGCGGGTCCCACGGTTCTTGCGTTTTCGACATCGGATACGCAGGATTTGATCGCGCCAGAAGTGGGTAATGACTGGCACATCCAGCTAATGGACGTCGACCCGGTTGGTGCGGACGTTCAGTTCCCCGAGACACGCTGA
- the rho gene encoding transcription termination factor Rho, which yields MSDTTELLSDASGAEPASGDTPTRAAAKPRARRSGTGLSAKVLPELQKMAAELGISGTGRMRKSQLIAAIQEKQGGGSGDGAPTAAAVAESPAPSTEAAPAAERPTRTRRERSRTKPADKPAEETAAQPAVAQAAEAAAAPAVSAPEPVAAAPAEPVVEQQSQPVETQQGESRSERGESRRERRSRGERRERGDRGSDRGEGGRAESSRDGRDRDGARDGARDGARDGGRDGRDRDGRDGGRGEQRDRVAADSGSRGDQRGARDGGRDGARDGGRDGGRDSARDGDDDERGGRGRRGRFRERNRGRGRERFETGEPVIGDDDVLIPIAGILDILDNYAFVRTSGYLPGSNDVYVSLAQIRRNGLRKGDVITGAVRQPREGERREKFNALVRLDTVNGMDPEQARNRPDFNKLTPLYPQERLRLETEPNILTTRIIDLVSPIGKGQRGLIVSPPKAGKTMVLQSIANALTRNNPECHLMVVLVDERPEEVTDMQRSVKGEVIHSTFDRPAEDHTTVAELAIERAKRLVELGHDVVVLLDSITRLGRAYNLAAPASGRILSGGVDSTALYPPKRFFGAARNIENGGSLTILATALVETGSKMDEVIFEEFKGTGNMELKLNRSLADKRIFPAVDVDASSTRKEEILMAKEELQIVWKLRRVLHALDMQQALELLLEKMKETKSNAEFLLQVQKTTVSNDRD from the coding sequence TTGAGCGACACCACCGAACTCCTCTCCGACGCGTCAGGCGCTGAGCCGGCGTCCGGCGACACCCCCACCCGCGCCGCGGCCAAGCCGCGTGCGCGTCGCTCCGGCACCGGCCTGTCCGCCAAGGTGCTGCCCGAGCTGCAGAAGATGGCAGCGGAGCTGGGCATCAGCGGGACCGGGCGCATGCGGAAGAGCCAGCTCATCGCGGCCATCCAGGAGAAGCAGGGTGGCGGATCCGGAGACGGCGCACCGACGGCCGCGGCTGTGGCCGAGTCGCCCGCCCCGAGCACGGAGGCGGCGCCCGCGGCCGAGCGGCCCACCCGTACGCGCAGGGAACGTTCCCGTACCAAGCCCGCCGACAAGCCCGCCGAGGAGACCGCCGCGCAGCCCGCCGTGGCGCAGGCCGCCGAGGCGGCTGCCGCGCCCGCGGTCAGCGCGCCGGAGCCGGTCGCGGCAGCCCCGGCGGAGCCCGTCGTGGAGCAGCAGTCCCAGCCCGTGGAGACGCAGCAGGGCGAGTCGCGCTCCGAGCGCGGCGAGAGCCGGCGCGAGCGCCGCAGCCGTGGCGAGCGCCGCGAGCGCGGCGACCGCGGCAGCGACCGCGGTGAGGGCGGCCGCGCCGAGAGCAGCCGTGACGGCCGTGACCGTGACGGCGCCCGTGACGGTGCCCGTGATGGCGCCCGCGACGGCGGTCGTGACGGTCGTGACCGTGACGGTCGCGACGGCGGCCGTGGCGAGCAGCGTGACCGCGTCGCCGCCGACTCCGGCAGCCGGGGCGACCAGCGCGGCGCCCGCGACGGTGGCCGTGACGGCGCCCGTGACGGTGGCCGCGACGGTGGCCGCGACAGCGCGCGTGACGGCGACGACGACGAGCGCGGCGGGCGCGGCCGCAGGGGCCGCTTCAGGGAGCGCAACCGCGGCCGTGGCCGCGAGCGTTTCGAGACGGGCGAGCCCGTCATCGGTGACGACGACGTGCTCATCCCGATCGCCGGCATCCTCGACATCCTCGACAACTACGCCTTCGTCAGGACCAGCGGTTACCTGCCCGGCAGCAACGACGTCTACGTCTCGCTGGCCCAGATCCGCCGCAACGGCCTGCGCAAGGGCGACGTCATCACCGGCGCCGTCAGGCAGCCGCGCGAGGGCGAGCGCCGCGAGAAGTTCAACGCCCTGGTCCGCCTCGACACCGTCAACGGCATGGACCCGGAGCAGGCCCGCAACCGGCCCGACTTCAACAAGCTGACGCCGCTCTACCCGCAGGAGCGCCTGCGCCTCGAGACCGAGCCGAACATCCTCACCACGCGGATCATCGACCTCGTCTCGCCGATCGGCAAGGGCCAGCGCGGCCTCATCGTCTCCCCGCCCAAGGCCGGCAAGACGATGGTGCTGCAGTCCATCGCCAACGCGCTCACCCGCAACAACCCCGAGTGCCACCTCATGGTCGTGCTTGTGGACGAGCGGCCCGAAGAGGTCACCGACATGCAGCGGTCGGTCAAGGGCGAGGTCATCCACTCGACCTTCGACCGTCCCGCCGAGGACCACACCACGGTCGCCGAGCTGGCCATCGAGCGCGCCAAGCGCCTGGTGGAGCTGGGCCACGACGTGGTCGTGCTGCTCGACTCGATCACCCGTCTCGGCCGCGCCTACAACCTGGCCGCGCCGGCGTCCGGGCGCATCCTGTCGGGTGGTGTCGACTCCACGGCGCTCTACCCGCCGAAGCGGTTCTTCGGCGCCGCCCGCAACATCGAGAACGGCGGCTCGCTGACGATCCTCGCCACGGCCCTGGTCGAGACCGGGTCCAAGATGGACGAGGTCATCTTCGAGGAGTTCAAGGGCACCGGCAACATGGAGCTCAAGCTCAACCGCTCCCTGGCCGACAAGCGCATCTTCCCCGCGGTGGACGTCGACGCGTCCAGCACCCGTAAGGAAGAGATCCTCATGGCCAAGGAGGAGCTGCAGATCGTCTGGAAGCTGCGGCGCGTCCTGCACGCGCTCGACATGCAGCAGGCGCTGGAGCTGCTTCTGGAGAAGATGAAGGAGACGAAGTCCAACGCGGAGTTCCTCCTCCAGGTCCAGAAGACCACGGTGAGCAACGACCGCGACTAG
- a CDS encoding glycosyltransferase has translation MTRIRHNDYGVLRPPEPGTWRPSLRVSVVIPAYDCQEALERTVPALARQTYPAELVEIIVADDGSEPPLRVPGARVVQVRDGWGRGAARQAGQLAATGDVIHWLDSDMLLADDHLEAHLRWHHLIDYAVVIGETRFVDAPGEEGTQSAYTKKILESTRRLKDAGANPYLLHTGASTSVRADLLRAAGGVDATLNMAEDTELGYRLAQAGAVFIPDAEARAWHVGPSTVMSREREVHRHNWSYLGDLIPDLRWLRKHPRRHWLVPYVRVAVTATTYEETRATVDSALAGTLTDAAVTLVGPWSKLTGERRSNLDDPLLELRLLHNLYAHEPRVEFAQSVPESAAPAPFLVTLPAGWVLGADTLAGLVRHADRDLLGLICVALAECPDGVVAARLERTAAFARAALFTGAADDLVDEMFGSQWVSGSEYGFAPADEAEPLTGEPAKWRALAGQRLAEIKELKATVERLSAEVERLSEPPAEQEPRGPLNSLMRHLRSAG, from the coding sequence ATGACGCGGATCAGGCACAACGACTACGGCGTGCTGCGCCCGCCGGAGCCGGGCACGTGGCGGCCGTCGCTGCGGGTGTCGGTGGTCATCCCGGCCTACGACTGCCAGGAGGCGCTGGAGCGCACGGTGCCCGCGCTGGCGCGGCAGACGTACCCGGCCGAGCTGGTCGAGATCATCGTGGCCGACGACGGCAGCGAGCCGCCGCTGCGGGTGCCGGGGGCGCGGGTCGTACAGGTGCGCGACGGGTGGGGACGCGGCGCCGCCAGGCAGGCCGGGCAGCTCGCGGCCACCGGCGACGTGATCCACTGGCTGGACTCCGACATGCTCCTGGCCGACGACCACCTGGAGGCGCACCTGCGCTGGCACCACCTGATCGACTACGCGGTGGTGATCGGTGAGACGAGGTTCGTGGACGCGCCGGGCGAGGAGGGCACGCAGAGCGCGTACACGAAGAAGATCCTCGAATCGACCAGGCGGCTCAAGGACGCGGGGGCGAACCCGTACCTGCTGCACACCGGCGCCTCCACCTCCGTCCGCGCGGACCTGCTGCGCGCGGCGGGCGGCGTGGACGCCACGCTGAACATGGCCGAGGACACCGAGCTGGGCTACCGGCTGGCCCAGGCGGGCGCGGTGTTCATCCCCGACGCCGAGGCCAGGGCCTGGCACGTCGGGCCCTCCACCGTGATGTCGCGGGAGCGGGAGGTGCACCGGCACAACTGGTCCTACCTCGGTGACCTGATCCCCGATCTGCGCTGGCTGCGCAAGCATCCGCGCCGCCACTGGCTGGTGCCGTACGTGCGGGTCGCGGTGACCGCCACGACGTACGAGGAGACGCGCGCCACCGTGGACTCGGCGCTGGCCGGCACGCTCACCGACGCGGCGGTCACCCTCGTCGGGCCCTGGAGCAAGCTGACCGGCGAGCGGCGCTCGAACCTCGACGACCCCCTGCTGGAGCTGCGCCTCCTGCACAACCTCTACGCGCACGAGCCGCGGGTCGAGTTCGCGCAGAGCGTACCGGAGTCGGCCGCGCCCGCCCCGTTCCTGGTCACGCTGCCCGCCGGGTGGGTGCTGGGCGCCGACACGCTCGCCGGGCTCGTCCGGCACGCCGACCGCGACCTGCTCGGGCTGATCTGCGTGGCGCTCGCCGAGTGCCCGGACGGGGTCGTGGCCGCGCGCCTGGAGCGCACCGCCGCCTTCGCCCGCGCCGCGCTGTTCACCGGCGCCGCCGACGACCTGGTGGACGAGATGTTCGGGTCGCAGTGGGTCAGCGGCTCCGAGTACGGCTTCGCCCCCGCCGACGAGGCGGAGCCCCTGACCGGGGAGCCCGCCAAGTGGCGGGCGCTGGCCGGGCAGCGGCTGGCCGAGATCAAGGAGCTGAAGGCCACGGTCGAACGGCTGTCCGCCGAGGTCGAGCGGCTCAGCGAGCCACCCGCCGAGCAGGAGCCGCGCGGGCCGCTGAACTCGCTCATGCGCCACCTCCGGAGCGCCGGATGA
- a CDS encoding glycosyltransferase family 2 protein — protein sequence MTGRGRVRGNDYRVLAPEEHFTPRLTVSVVIPAYGGQDKLDLVLAALARQTYPAGLTEIIVVDNGSSPPLRLPAGTAARLVVCERPGRASARNAGLALATGDVVHWLDSDVVLTPGAVEAHMRWHHAAPYLVVTGYLRFTGAPLPAVLPDDLEAAFEPAEPHAWIVDLVERTDGLTDNPQRPFSLHVGGATSVSARLIEAAGPMDEDLILGQDTELGYRLAQAGAVFVPEPAARAYHLGPTMRMRDKQPIDRVSHAFVADRIPAYRWLRGHPGRQWKVPYVTVVVDGTRGYDDVRASVDAVLAGTVPDVSVLLTGPWSALDRDRRAPLQDPDLEPVLVHGHYLHEGRVRLAEKAEVDPAVPFVLHLPAGWAPAEDTLARLLDLARDDGLGLVNVLLHESADGVVAARLERTSAFARARIVAAPGEDLDDVVDEVSGVAWVEGETYGFTTEPAAPQGRRGAYRAREEAQAEAARLAKEVERLRGQVTKWREEAGRWRKSTVELRREVGTLRRQLTAVTRAQQGLRTLVSTTMRRALRKRLRG from the coding sequence ATGACCGGACGCGGCAGAGTGCGCGGCAACGACTACCGGGTGCTCGCCCCCGAGGAACACTTCACGCCGCGGCTCACGGTCAGCGTCGTCATCCCGGCCTACGGCGGGCAGGACAAGCTCGACCTGGTGCTCGCCGCGCTGGCCAGACAGACCTACCCGGCCGGGCTCACCGAGATCATCGTCGTCGACAACGGCAGCTCGCCGCCGCTGCGGCTGCCCGCCGGCACGGCCGCCCGGCTGGTGGTGTGCGAGCGTCCCGGCCGGGCCAGCGCGCGCAACGCCGGGCTGGCGCTGGCCACGGGCGACGTCGTCCACTGGCTCGACTCCGACGTGGTGCTCACCCCCGGGGCCGTCGAGGCGCACATGCGCTGGCACCACGCCGCCCCTTACCTGGTCGTCACCGGCTACCTCCGCTTCACCGGCGCGCCGCTGCCCGCCGTCCTGCCGGACGACCTGGAGGCGGCGTTCGAGCCGGCCGAGCCGCACGCCTGGATCGTCGACCTGGTGGAGCGCACGGACGGGCTCACCGACAACCCGCAGCGCCCCTTCAGCCTGCACGTCGGCGGCGCCACCTCGGTCAGCGCCCGGCTCATCGAGGCGGCGGGGCCGATGGACGAGGACCTGATCCTCGGCCAGGACACGGAGCTGGGCTACCGGCTGGCGCAGGCGGGCGCCGTCTTCGTGCCCGAGCCCGCCGCCCGCGCCTACCATCTCGGCCCGACGATGCGCATGCGCGACAAGCAGCCCATCGACCGGGTCAGCCACGCCTTCGTCGCCGACCGCATCCCGGCCTACCGCTGGCTCAGGGGGCACCCGGGGCGGCAGTGGAAGGTGCCGTACGTGACGGTGGTCGTGGACGGCACGCGCGGCTACGACGACGTGCGCGCCAGCGTGGACGCGGTGCTCGCCGGCACCGTGCCCGACGTGTCGGTGCTGCTCACCGGCCCCTGGTCGGCGCTCGACCGCGACCGCCGCGCCCCGCTCCAGGACCCCGACCTGGAGCCGGTGCTCGTCCACGGGCACTACCTGCACGAGGGCCGCGTCCGCCTGGCCGAGAAGGCGGAGGTGGACCCGGCGGTGCCCTTCGTCCTGCACCTGCCGGCCGGCTGGGCCCCCGCCGAGGACACCCTCGCCCGCCTGCTCGACCTGGCCCGCGACGACGGCCTCGGGCTGGTCAACGTCCTGCTGCACGAGTCCGCCGACGGCGTCGTCGCGGCCCGTCTGGAGCGTACGTCCGCCTTCGCCCGGGCCCGCATCGTCGCCGCTCCCGGCGAGGACCTGGACGACGTGGTGGACGAGGTGTCGGGCGTGGCCTGGGTCGAGGGCGAGACGTACGGCTTCACCACCGAGCCCGCCGCCCCGCAGGGCCGCCGAGGGGCGTACCGGGCGCGCGAGGAGGCGCAGGCCGAGGCCGCCCGGCTGGCCAAGGAGGTCGAGCGGCTGCGCGGGCAGGTCACCAAGTGGCGGGAGGAGGCGGGGCGGTGGCGCAAGTCCACCGTGGAGCTGCGGCGCGAGGTGGGCACCCTGCGCCGCCAGCTCACCGCCGTCACCCGGGCGCAGCAGGGGCTGCGCACGCTGGTCTCCACCACCATGCGACGCGCCCTGCGCAAGCGGCTGCGCGGCTGA
- a CDS encoding sensor histidine kinase, with amino-acid sequence MALKNRVPLGPMGPLGVLVDPMTWRAAPYLLVSGALGLMWYFVLAITISVSLALAVVWVGVPLAIATVLLWRGRARLERRLLRLAFGIDIADPYRPRPARGLGAHVQWLLKDPATWRDLGYLLMLLPLGAIEGVVSFAMWMATGGLLLAPLVYPLEEGAGGSGYFVEDWTGAWGAGFFGALLLVLSAYLAKGMAWLHGTLATVLLGGGEEERLRASRARGIDAAEAERRRIERDLHDGAQQRLLSVAVDLGRAQSKFDSDPETVRELIAQAHAGTKAAIAELRNLARGIHPAILSDRGLDAALSGLAARAPIRVDVSADLDERPPPAVESIAYFTVAEALANMAKHAGATEASVTVFRDRRGVIVDVWDNGIGGAVAIPGGGLSGLADRAATIDGVLVVHSPVGGPTIIRAELPCEW; translated from the coding sequence GTGGCGTTGAAGAACCGCGTGCCGTTGGGGCCGATGGGGCCGCTCGGCGTGCTGGTGGATCCGATGACGTGGCGCGCGGCGCCGTACCTGCTGGTCAGCGGGGCGCTCGGGCTGATGTGGTATTTCGTGCTGGCCATCACGATCTCCGTCTCCCTCGCTCTGGCGGTGGTCTGGGTCGGGGTGCCGCTCGCGATCGCCACCGTGCTGCTGTGGCGCGGCAGGGCCCGGCTGGAGCGGCGGCTGCTGCGGCTGGCGTTCGGGATCGACATCGCCGACCCGTACCGGCCGCGTCCGGCGCGCGGGCTCGGCGCGCACGTGCAGTGGCTGCTGAAGGACCCGGCGACCTGGCGGGATCTGGGCTACCTGCTCATGCTGCTGCCGCTGGGGGCGATCGAGGGCGTGGTGTCGTTCGCCATGTGGATGGCGACGGGCGGGCTGCTGCTGGCGCCCCTCGTGTATCCGCTGGAGGAGGGGGCGGGCGGCAGCGGCTACTTCGTCGAGGACTGGACGGGGGCCTGGGGCGCCGGCTTCTTCGGCGCGCTGCTGCTGGTGCTCAGCGCGTACCTGGCCAAAGGGATGGCCTGGCTGCACGGGACGCTGGCGACGGTGCTGCTCGGCGGCGGCGAGGAGGAGCGGCTGCGGGCCAGCAGGGCCCGCGGCATCGACGCTGCCGAGGCCGAGCGGCGCAGGATCGAGCGCGACCTGCACGACGGCGCCCAGCAGCGGCTGCTGTCGGTGGCGGTGGACCTCGGGCGGGCGCAGTCGAAGTTCGACAGCGACCCCGAGACGGTCAGGGAGCTCATCGCGCAGGCCCACGCCGGCACCAAGGCGGCCATCGCCGAGCTGCGGAACCTGGCCAGAGGCATCCACCCGGCCATCCTGAGCGACCGGGGTCTCGACGCGGCCCTGTCGGGGCTGGCCGCGCGGGCGCCGATCAGGGTGGACGTGTCGGCCGACCTGGACGAGCGGCCGCCGCCCGCCGTGGAGAGCATCGCCTACTTCACCGTGGCCGAGGCGCTGGCGAACATGGCCAAGCACGCCGGTGCCACCGAGGCGTCGGTCACCGTGTTCAGGGACCGGCGCGGCGTGATCGTGGACGTGTGGGACAACGGCATCGGGGGCGCCGTCGCCATCCCCGGCGGCGGCCTGTCGGGGCTGGCCGACCGGGCGGCCACCATCGACGGTGTGCTGGTCGTGCACAGCCCCGTGGGCGGGCCCACGATCATCCGCGCGGAGCTGCCCTGCGAGTGGTAA
- the thrC gene encoding threonine synthase produces the protein MSRSWRGLIEEYRERLPVTAKTPVITLLEGGTPLVPAHRVSALTGCDVYLKVEGANPTGSFKDRGMTMAISKAVEEGAKAVICASTGNTSASAAAYAVRAGLTCAVLVPRGKIAMGKLAQALVHGATLLQVEGSFDDCLEMTRKLSSSYPIALVNSVNPFRLQGQKTAAFEIVDALGDAPDIHCIPVGNAGNISAYWMGYQEYADDGVSTRRPRMFGFQASGAAPIVDGAPVAHPHTIATAIRIGNPASWSLATAARDESGGTIQAVTDRQIAAAYKLLAQEEGVFVELASAASVAGLLQAHAQGMVESGQRIVCTVTGNGLKDPDWAISGAPAPVVIPIDVHAAAAALNLA, from the coding sequence ATGAGCAGGTCGTGGCGTGGCCTCATCGAGGAGTACCGCGAGCGTCTTCCGGTCACCGCGAAGACGCCGGTCATCACGCTGCTCGAGGGCGGTACGCCGCTGGTGCCCGCGCACCGCGTCTCGGCTCTCACGGGGTGTGACGTCTACCTGAAGGTGGAGGGGGCCAACCCGACGGGCAGCTTCAAGGACCGCGGGATGACGATGGCCATCAGCAAGGCGGTCGAGGAGGGAGCCAAGGCGGTCATCTGCGCCTCCACCGGCAACACCTCGGCCTCCGCCGCCGCCTACGCGGTGCGCGCGGGGCTGACCTGCGCCGTGCTGGTGCCACGGGGGAAGATCGCCATGGGCAAGCTGGCCCAGGCACTCGTTCACGGGGCCACGCTGCTGCAGGTCGAGGGGTCGTTCGACGACTGCCTGGAGATGACCCGCAAGCTGTCGTCCAGCTATCCGATCGCGCTGGTCAACTCCGTCAACCCGTTCAGGCTGCAGGGGCAGAAGACGGCGGCGTTCGAGATCGTCGACGCGCTCGGCGACGCGCCCGACATCCACTGCATCCCGGTGGGCAACGCCGGCAACATCTCCGCGTACTGGATGGGCTACCAGGAGTACGCGGACGACGGCGTCTCGACCAGGCGGCCGCGCATGTTCGGCTTCCAGGCCAGCGGCGCGGCGCCCATCGTCGACGGCGCGCCGGTCGCCCACCCGCACACCATCGCCACCGCCATCCGCATCGGCAACCCCGCCTCCTGGTCCCTGGCCACCGCGGCGCGCGACGAGTCGGGCGGCACCATCCAGGCGGTGACCGACCGGCAGATCGCGGCCGCGTACAAGCTGCTGGCGCAGGAAGAGGGCGTGTTCGTGGAGCTGGCGTCGGCCGCCAGCGTCGCGGGGTTGCTGCAGGCGCACGCGCAGGGCATGGTGGAGTCGGGGCAGCGGATCGTGTGCACGGTCACGGGCAACGGGCTGAAGGACCCTGACTGGGCCATTTCGGGGGCTCCCGCGCCGGTGGTCATCCCCATCGACGTCCACGCCGCCGCGGCGGCGCTCAACCTCGCCTGA
- a CDS encoding glycosyltransferase: protein MSVVIPAHGGQDKLDLTLAALAAQTYPAHLMEVLVVDDGSRPPIRLPEIRPVGTRLVRVEDGWGISNAVNTGAKAADGEIIQRLDSDMVACREHIEALARWHHVTDYLVTIGMKKFVEAPPVTPRQVFRAGRLGELFDLGSAVASSTEATIAKTDGLRKSRNPYHVCTGPTFALPREVFHAVGGLDPTVIRGEDTEFSYRLAMHGVVFVPDMDAQAVHLGLPSQHRDRERAVRAVEPYLAHRIPLRRDLRKDRGRRWLVPYVEVVLDVTGTSESVVRQAVAAALDGKLQDVVVTLVGPWSRLSSGERFGLSDPCFELRLMRDLFADDQRIRLIDEAAPTPAPIPFRYRGPVDVPLHRATLERMVESVQKDLTGVLVVDLPDGRTARLERTSALGRACLLTSPGDDVDEVISVTHGVRHEPPDRFWPAPAQPEPVTIPAPPAASAPVALPGDPAENSLLRRLKSALRPN from the coding sequence GTGAGCGTGGTGATACCCGCGCACGGCGGGCAGGACAAGCTCGACCTGACGCTGGCGGCGCTCGCCGCGCAGACGTACCCGGCGCACCTCATGGAGGTCCTGGTCGTCGACGACGGCAGCCGGCCGCCCATCCGCCTGCCGGAGATCCGCCCGGTCGGCACCCGGCTGGTACGCGTGGAGGACGGCTGGGGCATCTCCAACGCCGTCAACACCGGCGCGAAAGCCGCCGACGGGGAGATCATCCAGCGGCTCGACTCCGACATGGTCGCCTGCCGCGAGCACATCGAGGCCCTGGCCCGATGGCACCACGTGACCGACTACCTGGTCACGATCGGCATGAAGAAGTTCGTCGAGGCGCCACCCGTCACGCCGCGCCAGGTCTTCCGGGCGGGACGTCTGGGAGAGCTGTTCGACCTCGGAAGCGCCGTGGCCAGCTCGACCGAGGCGACGATCGCCAAGACCGACGGGCTGCGCAAGAGCCGCAACCCCTACCACGTGTGCACGGGCCCGACCTTCGCCCTTCCCAGGGAGGTCTTCCACGCCGTGGGCGGTCTGGACCCGACCGTCATCCGGGGCGAGGACACCGAGTTCTCCTACCGGCTGGCCATGCACGGCGTCGTCTTCGTGCCCGACATGGACGCGCAGGCCGTGCACCTGGGGCTGCCCTCGCAGCACCGTGACAGGGAGCGCGCCGTGCGGGCCGTGGAGCCGTACCTGGCGCACCGGATCCCCCTGCGCCGTGACCTGCGCAAGGACCGGGGGCGGCGGTGGCTGGTGCCGTACGTGGAGGTGGTGCTCGACGTCACCGGCACCAGCGAGTCGGTGGTGCGGCAGGCGGTCGCGGCGGCGCTGGACGGCAAGCTGCAGGACGTCGTGGTGACGCTGGTGGGGCCGTGGTCGCGGCTGTCGTCCGGGGAGCGCTTCGGCCTGTCGGACCCGTGCTTCGAGCTGCGGCTCATGCGTGACCTGTTCGCCGACGACCAGCGCATCAGGCTCATCGACGAGGCCGCGCCCACCCCGGCGCCGATCCCGTTCCGCTACCGGGGGCCGGTGGACGTGCCGCTGCATCGGGCGACGCTGGAGCGCATGGTCGAGTCGGTGCAGAAGGACCTCACCGGCGTGCTGGTCGTGGACCTGCCCGACGGGCGCACGGCGCGGCTCGAACGGACCTCCGCGCTGGGGCGGGCCTGCCTGCTCACCTCGCCGGGCGACGACGTGGACGAGGTGATCTCGGTCACGCACGGGGTGCGGCACGAGCCGCCGGACCGGTTCTGGCCCGCGCCCGCGCAGCCCGAGCCGGTCACCATCCCGGCGCCGCCTGCGGCGTCCGCACCCGTGGCGCTGCCGGGGGATCCGGCGGAGAACTCGCTGCTGCGGCGGCTGAAGTCCGCCCTGCGCCCCAACTGA
- a CDS encoding glycosyltransferase family 2 protein, giving the protein MSVTPCGFTRTPEKGLARLHWGDTGWAAEGEPLDVPALRPLRGLEVEWPDRRVPLDGLLELAAAGVPLTAGHAPPWVPDDLAALLTDRDWLGHAADGTARSLADLRREEHSVRLRRLAHPVAVPQVSILMATRRPALVGQALAQMESQRDVRAEVLLGLHGVRHDQVRDAVAACSLPVRWVEADASVPFGEVLNRAAALASGDHLAKWDDDDWYGPRHLADLFMAASYAGADVVGTTAEFFYLEPLKATVRRTTFASGASYPSEVWADHVAGGTIMVSRTKFHEIGGFPGLPRAVDLEFLKAAQKAGARVYRTHGLGYVLRRGLSADHTWQLPLSHFLKVAVNQWRGFRPSLLMEAA; this is encoded by the coding sequence ATGTCCGTCACCCCCTGCGGCTTCACGCGTACGCCGGAGAAGGGGCTGGCCCGCCTGCACTGGGGCGACACCGGCTGGGCGGCGGAGGGCGAGCCGCTCGACGTGCCCGCGCTGCGCCCGCTGCGCGGCCTGGAGGTCGAGTGGCCGGACAGGCGGGTGCCGCTCGACGGCTTGCTCGAACTGGCCGCCGCCGGGGTGCCGCTGACGGCCGGGCACGCGCCGCCGTGGGTGCCGGACGACCTGGCGGCGCTGCTCACCGACCGCGACTGGCTCGGCCACGCCGCCGACGGCACCGCGCGGTCGCTGGCCGACCTGCGCCGCGAGGAGCACAGCGTACGCCTGCGCCGCCTGGCCCACCCCGTCGCCGTCCCGCAGGTCAGCATCCTGATGGCGACCAGGCGACCGGCCCTCGTCGGTCAGGCTCTGGCCCAGATGGAGAGCCAGCGCGACGTCCGCGCCGAGGTGCTGCTGGGGCTGCACGGGGTGCGCCACGACCAGGTACGCGACGCGGTCGCGGCCTGCTCGCTGCCCGTGCGGTGGGTGGAGGCCGACGCGTCGGTGCCGTTCGGCGAGGTGCTCAACCGGGCCGCGGCGCTCGCGAGCGGCGACCACCTGGCCAAGTGGGACGACGACGACTGGTACGGCCCCCGCCACCTGGCCGACCTGTTCATGGCGGCGTCGTACGCCGGGGCCGACGTGGTGGGCACCACGGCCGAGTTCTTCTACCTGGAGCCGTTGAAGGCGACGGTGCGGCGCACGACGTTCGCGAGCGGGGCGAGCTATCCGAGCGAGGTCTGGGCCGATCACGTGGCCGGTGGCACGATCATGGTGTCTCGCACGAAATTCCATGAAATAGGCGGATTTCCGGGATTGCCGCGTGCCGTCGATCTCGAATTCCTGAAAGCGGCGCAGAAGGCGGGCGCCCGCGTCTATCGCACGCACGGGCTCGGTTACGTGCTGCGCCGCGGCCTCAGCGCCGACCACACCTGGCAGCTCCCGCTGTCCCACTTCCTCAAGGTGGCCGTCAACCAGTGGCGCGGCTTCCGCCCCAGCCTGCTGATGGAAGCCGCATGA